A DNA window from Callospermophilus lateralis isolate mCalLat2 chromosome X, mCalLat2.hap1, whole genome shotgun sequence contains the following coding sequences:
- the LOC143639303 gene encoding protein FAM156A/FAM156B-like gives MDPLQKWNPALVSGSSQATAGENSQEGAAASQPSSSEQLMMGLSGLNPSPGPGLPAPLPEGLFQQQYREEKTLRERRWERLGFPQRKKAFLGHLRRRHRDHMAPYPVERETRVYPTGDRAQNRFRCECRYCQGHRPSISGLSGERNGAPNPSSWETLVQGLSGLTLSLGNNRSGLLPEGAQQQQQEQEEKCQLEKQQESKRMFQRLLKQWLEEN, from the coding sequence ATGGATCCACTCCAGAAATGGAACCCAGCGTTGGTTTCCGGATCTTCCCAGGCGACCGCTGGGGAGAACTCGCAGGAGGGCGCAGCAGCCTCTCAGCCTTCTTCCTCGGAACAGCTAATGATGGGCCTCAGCGGCCTGAACCCCAGTCCTGGTCCTGGCCTCCCTGCCCCTCTGCCAGAGGGGCTGTTCCAGCAGCAGTACAGGGAGGAGAAGACCCTGCGGGAGCGGCGCTGGGAGCGGCTAGGCTTCCCTCAGAGGAAGAAAGCATTCCTGGGTCACCTGAGACGCAGGCACCGCGATCACATGGCACCTTACCCAGTGGAAAGGGAGACCAGGGTCTACCCCACAGGCGACAGAGCTCAGAATCGGTTCCGATGTGAATGTCGCTACTGCCAGGGCCACAGGCCGAGTATTTCTGGGCTCTCTGGCGAGAGGAATGGGGCCCCCAACCCTTCCTCCTGGGAAACGTTAGTGCAGGGCCTCAGCGGCTTGACCCTCAGCCTGGGCAACAACCGGTCTGGCCTTCTGCCAGAAGGggcacagcagcagcagcaggagcaAGAGGAGAAGTGCCAACTGGAGAAGCAGCAGGAAAGCAAGAGAATGTTCCAGAGGCTGCTCAAGCAGTGGTTGGAAGAAAACTGA